A segment of the Ipomoea triloba cultivar NCNSP0323 chromosome 1, ASM357664v1 genome:
ATACACAAATACAAAATTACGGTCTAAATGGGATTACTagatgaaattttattttttataattaacatTGTGAAGTACTTCGTATATGTTAAATATGATGTAAATACTTTTTCTGTGTTTCTAAATCCAAGAAGAGTTCTACTACATCTACTtcctcacttttattttatcctcacttttattttataatatgacAATCAAGGATATAATTTTTCTCATGTGAGTTTCAAGAAAAGTGTTTTTACATCAATGATTTGTAAGATgtagtaaaaattaaaagtaaaaagtgaaaattcATGTAATATTTTGGTTCAAAGAATTTACCCCTAATTTCAaagaatttaaatattttttattccaaCTTTAATAAGGAGCTGAGTTTCTAATCTGGAAGGATCTTTTGTTTCTAATATTGACTTTTGCTGAGTTGGAATTTTGGGCCCAGTTCAGAGAGCACCATATCGTGGCCCACAAACCCAAGTGTCCAAAGTTCTAGTCGAACACGTCATTCGAATTTGAACAAAAAACCTCAAAAGTCTTCTAGCATCCTCGGAAGACATAGCAGGATCCAGCTCAGCAACCCCGCTTTTGGCGCCGCCATCGTTGAAATTCCTTTATAAGCCCTCGACCCCACCTCCCGCGACTATATTTattctttcaagtttcaaaacCACCACTTACGCGAGCCCTAATCAGCGGCGCTCTATTGGTGCGCCATGTCGGAATCCAGAGCTCCGCCGCCGCTGCTCAAGCACAAATCGTGGTCCCCCGACTCGCACCGGGAGGAGGCTTGGCTCAGGCGGAAGGGGAATAGCGGTGATCGACGGGAGCGGAGCAAGAGCGTGACCGACGACGACTTGGATGAGCTCCGCGCCTGCATCGAATTAGGGTTCGGCTTCGACCCCGATTCGCCCCGTTTGGATCCGAAACTCGCTCGGACTTTTCCGGCTCTGGAGCTCTATTGCGCTGTTCATAGGCACTACGGCGGCGGCAGCTTGTCGCGGTCTTCGTCGTCGACGACTTTGGCATCAACGGATTCCGATACTACGTCGTTGGCAGGAAATACCCTGCCCGGTCCGATTTCCGATCTAGGTGATATTTTAACGCATAAATTTTGCAAATTCAGtcgtttatttgtttatttttatgaaattaaaccATAGAGCTTATTCCTCGTGAtgctaattatatttattttgatgttattctaattatttataatttgttaaaaaGATATAAGTGATGAGCCGGAGATGATGAAGACGAGATTGAGATACTGGGCGCGGATGGTGGCCTGTTCGGTGCGACAAAATTCACCAATTTTGTGATCACAACCAATTTTGGACGgagtaaaatattttgtttttggaaacaaaaattgtaaattttcatATAATAGTAAttcccattattttgacttggaTTCAATTGAAAAAGAGTAGCATTACTTTTTTCCCCAGAGCTCTTCTCTACTTTAAAAGATTTTTGAAGCAAAATCTCGTGACATGttaaaatttttctttatttttttttagcacaACTTAGTAAGCTTGCTGctatatgcattttttaaaaaaatatttaaaaaaatgaatttatactCCTAACTTTTACTCTATCACAAATTTTAgatgtaaataatttttttctaaacccacaaaataaaaatgattctTGCACATCAAGAATTAAAATTGATGGAgtacataataaatatttatatttatttaaatctacATTGTCactatttatcaaatatttcctctgtcccattttacctgtccaaTTTACTactcattggtcaaatcaattattatttctttgcttattttctttagtaattttttattatttttaaattttatttttttgtgttaatagtacttttaatgtagtttctaaatatataaatcagtcaagtctcgttaaacgaatcagacaactattttgggacggaggtagtaaaaaattttgtcaattattttattgtcaaaTATTTTTTACCATTTTGAGACGGAGGTAGtaaaaaattttgtcaattattttattgtcaaatattttt
Coding sequences within it:
- the LOC116025606 gene encoding uncharacterized protein LOC116025606; the encoded protein is MSESRAPPPLLKHKSWSPDSHREEAWLRRKGNSGDRRERSKSVTDDDLDELRACIELGFGFDPDSPRLDPKLARTFPALELYCAVHRHYGGGSLSRSSSSTTLASTDSDTTSLAGNTLPGPISDLDISDEPEMMKTRLRYWARMVACSVRQNSPIL